One stretch of Phycisphaerae bacterium DNA includes these proteins:
- a CDS encoding glycosyltransferase family 39 protein, which produces MECIAPTAHPLRDNLAGCTIVVLLGLGLFLPGIRWGLPALVSWSQDSIAGVRTLGAVETWPEHWRGRYPPLHYLLLSAAYRPVIAHWSSTGQRTQNPATGEWTLAEPQAPKIATLLLIARGVSVAMGILAGLGVYAVAFQLTRNVVVSTLSAAALMSGAAFTCFAHLGNVDVPSVCWIAWSAFFYVRLLQFHRLRNAAALGLLAALATCTKDSAAGIYPGMAVVLLLDCYRCHRARSPAMVAARRALLQWHWLVGLLCFVLPCLYINGAFHDFGQYVERLRYWIAPPEGSLHARQTRYDNPFVLMLATFREAGGAVGWPMVIATIAAVIHGLRHHRRVPTALLVPAVFYWLIVILPIRFVYDRFLFPPFVLLSVLVGIWLTDVCRGRWALSSIRLMVPVVVFLPTLACSIAIDLEMLHDSRYDAEAWFLENVPREASVGAFSMDDAPRLRPQYLPRVHELGYATYPVVMSPAWLSRPQPEFLILTSFNYEDFSDEQRKTMDDLLAGRYGYGVVARFGPRFLGTGSHWLSLPAWGAPTPGKISPTLIILKRRAEAQP; this is translated from the coding sequence ATGGAATGCATCGCGCCGACCGCGCATCCGCTTCGCGATAACCTTGCGGGATGCACAATCGTCGTGCTGCTGGGGCTTGGCCTGTTCCTTCCGGGAATTCGGTGGGGGCTCCCGGCACTCGTTTCCTGGAGCCAGGATTCCATCGCCGGCGTCCGCACACTCGGCGCCGTTGAGACGTGGCCTGAGCACTGGCGCGGCCGCTACCCCCCGTTGCACTACCTGCTCCTCTCCGCCGCCTATCGGCCCGTCATCGCGCACTGGTCGAGCACGGGTCAGCGCACTCAGAATCCCGCCACGGGTGAATGGACACTGGCTGAGCCCCAGGCCCCGAAGATCGCCACGCTGCTGCTCATCGCTCGCGGCGTCTCCGTGGCCATGGGAATTCTCGCCGGGCTCGGGGTTTACGCCGTCGCGTTCCAACTCACCCGCAATGTCGTGGTCTCCACGCTCTCCGCGGCCGCCCTGATGTCCGGCGCGGCGTTCACCTGTTTCGCACATCTCGGCAACGTGGATGTGCCCTCTGTGTGCTGGATCGCCTGGAGCGCGTTCTTCTATGTTCGCCTCCTCCAATTCCACCGCCTGCGCAATGCGGCCGCTCTTGGACTGCTGGCGGCGCTGGCCACCTGCACCAAGGATTCCGCCGCCGGCATCTACCCGGGCATGGCCGTCGTTCTGCTGCTCGACTGCTATCGCTGTCACCGGGCCCGCTCGCCTGCAATGGTCGCCGCGCGGCGTGCGCTCCTGCAGTGGCATTGGCTCGTCGGACTCCTGTGCTTTGTCCTGCCCTGTCTCTATATCAATGGGGCCTTCCACGACTTCGGCCAGTACGTCGAGCGTCTCCGCTACTGGATTGCGCCGCCGGAAGGTTCACTCCACGCCCGCCAGACGCGCTACGACAACCCCTTCGTTCTGATGCTCGCGACCTTTCGCGAGGCGGGTGGCGCGGTAGGCTGGCCGATGGTCATCGCTACGATCGCCGCCGTCATCCACGGGTTGCGGCACCATCGCCGGGTCCCGACCGCGCTCCTCGTACCCGCGGTGTTCTATTGGCTCATCGTGATTCTGCCGATCCGCTTCGTCTACGATCGCTTTCTCTTTCCGCCGTTTGTTCTGCTCTCCGTTCTCGTCGGCATATGGTTGACGGACGTCTGCCGCGGCCGATGGGCGCTTTCGTCGATTCGACTCATGGTCCCGGTCGTCGTCTTCCTCCCGACGCTCGCCTGTTCGATCGCGATCGACCTCGAAATGCTCCACGATTCCCGTTATGACGCCGAGGCCTGGTTCCTTGAAAATGTCCCCCGGGAAGCGAGCGTGGGCGCGTTTTCCATGGACGACGCGCCGCGCCTCCGTCCCCAGTACCTTCCGCGCGTGCACGAACTCGGCTACGCGACCTATCCCGTGGTCATGTCGCCCGCGTGGCTCTCCCGTCCCCAACCGGAGTTCTTGATCCTCACAAGCTTCAACTACGAAGACTTCAGCGACGAGCAGCGCAAGACGATGGACGACCTCCTCGCCGGGCGTTACGGTTACGGCGTTGTCGCCCGATTCGGCCCGCGGTTCCTGGGCACCGGCTCGCATTGGCTCAGCCTGCCAGCCTGGGGGGCACCCACGCCCGGCAAGATCAGCCCCACGCTCATTATCCTGAAGCGCCGCGCGGAAGCGCAACCGTGA
- the maf gene encoding septum formation protein Maf, with product MSLDNSNSKTAPRLILASASPRRAQLLRDHGFSFDMVVPPFEEPVALPGVDDPVELARRLSVLKAESARGVVQRGVILAGDTIAALGHRVFGKAENRDDARRILTAITAATHRVITAVTLLDAESGRSRTEHAVTEVTMRALSEQEMQEYLDSGAWIGKAGAYGIQDHGDRFVTRLDGSFSNVVGLPVEIVVEMLAEWGIRPAEHP from the coding sequence ATGAGCCTCGACAACAGCAACTCCAAAACCGCCCCGCGACTGATCCTCGCCTCGGCCAGTCCGCGCCGCGCGCAGTTGCTGCGCGACCATGGCTTTTCTTTCGATATGGTTGTGCCGCCATTCGAAGAGCCTGTCGCGCTGCCCGGCGTCGATGATCCCGTTGAGCTTGCCCGCCGCCTCAGCGTACTCAAGGCCGAGAGCGCCCGGGGAGTCGTTCAGCGCGGCGTCATCCTGGCGGGTGACACGATCGCGGCTCTCGGCCACCGCGTCTTCGGCAAGGCCGAAAACCGCGACGACGCCCGGCGAATCCTTACCGCCATCACCGCGGCCACACACCGGGTCATCACCGCCGTCACCCTGCTCGACGCCGAGTCCGGTCGGAGCCGGACGGAGCACGCCGTTACCGAGGTCACCATGCGCGCCTTGTCCGAGCAGGAAATGCAGGAGTACCTCGACAGCGGCGCCTGGATCGGCAAGGCCGGCGCCTACGGCATCCAGGATCACGGTGACAGGTTCGTGACACGCCTCGACGGCAGCTTCAGCAACGTCGTCGGCCTGCCCGTGGAGATCGTGGTGGAAATGCTCGCCGAATGGGGCATTCGCCCCGCAGAACATCCGTAA
- a CDS encoding sulfatase-like hydrolase/transferase yields MGNRKRKAKSAARGSAERAQAPRGSAGRRGSPVGSRAGIVLALVVLAGALGAGYWLVSRSGGGVREGVPSALRSGAARGFNVLLVSLDTTRADHIGCYGYSAAKTPVLDGLAREGLRFEQAISPVPLTLPSHTTMLTGLEPPSHGVRHNGEYRLDPVHVTLAEILKDQGYQTAAFVSAFVLDHRFGLDQGFDYYDDTVRPQAGDAFGGYDSQRNAEEVTAAAVQWLKARSKDRPYFLWVHYYDPHANYEPPAPFAAMFPDRLYDGEIAYMDVQIGRLMRAVNENGGGERVVGIFVGDHGESLDEHDENTHGRGLYDATQRVPLIVWSPGLFGQGHVVDKAVVGVIDVFATVLDVLGLPPQPGDEGESLLTAGRNADRRIYMETLSPYLDSGWAPLYGLRRLHDKYIHAPEPEYYDLSVDPHEVNNLFAQATPPQQERMAALAGDLAERVKGSPSAEDVAASAVELDPDALARLRSLGYFAGRDDERPEEGEALANPRDMMPIWSLTQEATRLRDHGKFAESLAVAQQAYAKAPDDRSVLHAMGLALMYMDRLKEATEYFQRYIAIRPNANVYVSLAQIAVKQGRLEAAEDYINKALALEPDHGAAYIARGDVFAIRGQVDEALRMYDVAEKVDPHRSGVAAANRRAKVRAFLQGRQP; encoded by the coding sequence CGCAGGCTCCGAGAGGGTCCGCGGGTCGGCGCGGTTCACCGGTCGGGTCGAGGGCCGGGATCGTTCTGGCACTCGTCGTACTGGCCGGTGCTCTCGGTGCCGGCTATTGGCTGGTAAGCCGCAGCGGGGGAGGTGTACGGGAGGGCGTCCCATCGGCCCTGCGATCCGGCGCGGCGCGGGGCTTCAATGTACTGCTCGTATCGCTGGACACGACGCGGGCGGACCATATCGGTTGCTACGGATACTCGGCCGCCAAGACGCCGGTTCTGGACGGTCTGGCGCGGGAAGGGCTTCGTTTCGAACAGGCGATTTCGCCCGTGCCGCTCACGCTGCCTTCTCACACGACGATGCTCACGGGATTGGAGCCGCCGTCGCACGGCGTGCGGCATAACGGTGAGTATCGGCTCGATCCGGTCCACGTGACGCTTGCGGAGATTCTCAAGGACCAGGGATACCAGACGGCCGCGTTCGTCTCGGCCTTTGTGCTGGACCACCGGTTCGGGCTCGATCAGGGATTTGACTATTACGATGACACGGTCCGTCCGCAGGCCGGGGATGCCTTCGGGGGCTACGACAGTCAGCGAAACGCGGAGGAGGTCACGGCGGCGGCGGTCCAATGGCTCAAGGCTCGGTCGAAGGACAGGCCTTATTTTCTTTGGGTTCACTACTACGACCCGCATGCCAATTACGAGCCGCCCGCGCCGTTTGCGGCGATGTTTCCTGATCGGCTGTACGACGGCGAGATCGCGTATATGGACGTGCAAATCGGTAGGTTGATGCGCGCCGTCAACGAGAACGGCGGAGGCGAGCGGGTGGTGGGCATATTCGTGGGAGACCACGGCGAAAGCCTGGACGAGCACGACGAGAACACGCACGGTCGGGGGTTGTACGACGCGACGCAGCGCGTACCGCTGATCGTGTGGTCGCCGGGACTGTTCGGCCAGGGGCATGTGGTCGACAAGGCGGTTGTGGGTGTTATTGACGTGTTTGCCACGGTGCTGGACGTGCTGGGTCTTCCGCCGCAGCCGGGCGACGAGGGCGAGAGTCTGCTGACTGCGGGACGGAACGCGGATCGCCGGATCTACATGGAAACGCTGTCGCCGTATCTGGACAGCGGCTGGGCGCCGCTTTACGGGCTGCGCCGTCTGCACGACAAGTACATCCATGCGCCCGAGCCTGAATACTATGACCTGTCGGTCGATCCTCATGAGGTGAACAACCTGTTTGCGCAAGCGACGCCGCCGCAGCAGGAACGCATGGCGGCTCTTGCCGGGGATCTGGCGGAGCGGGTCAAGGGGAGCCCTTCGGCGGAAGATGTGGCGGCGTCGGCGGTGGAGCTCGATCCCGATGCGCTGGCGCGGTTGCGCTCGCTGGGTTACTTCGCCGGGCGCGACGATGAGCGTCCGGAGGAGGGTGAGGCGCTTGCGAATCCGCGGGACATGATGCCCATCTGGAGCCTGACCCAGGAGGCGACGCGCCTGCGGGATCATGGCAAGTTCGCGGAGTCACTGGCCGTGGCTCAACAGGCCTACGCGAAGGCACCGGACGATCGTTCGGTGCTGCACGCGATGGGACTGGCGCTGATGTACATGGATCGACTGAAGGAAGCGACCGAGTATTTCCAGCGTTACATCGCGATCCGGCCCAACGCGAACGTGTACGTTTCCCTGGCGCAGATTGCGGTGAAGCAGGGTCGGCTGGAGGCGGCGGAGGATTACATCAACAAGGCGTTGGCGCTGGAGCCGGATCACGGAGCGGCGTACATTGCCCGAGGGGACGTGTTCGCGATTCGCGGTCAAGTCGACGAAGCGCTGCGCATGTACGATGTCGCGGAGAAGGTCGATCCCCACCGGTCGGGGGTGGCGGCCGCGAACCGCCGGGCCAAAGTTCGCGCGTTCCTGCAGGGTCGCCAGCCGTAA